A stretch of the Elephas maximus indicus isolate mEleMax1 chromosome 3, mEleMax1 primary haplotype, whole genome shotgun sequence genome encodes the following:
- the XKR8 gene encoding XK-related protein 8, with protein MPSSPHAALLRDLVLGVLGTAVFLLDLGADLWAFVQYVLSGCYLWAALVLALLLLASVALQFFSWVWLRADPADLHKSQPSGRCLALLHLLQLGYLYRCVKGLQQGLLAWRQEAPSEFELAYADFLSLDITMLRLFETFLETTPQLTLVLAIVLQSGQAEHYQWVGICTSFLGISWALLDYHRALRTCLPSKPLLGLRSSMIYFLWNLLLLWPRVLVVALFSALFPHYVALHFLGLWLVLLLWVWLQGTDFMPGHCSEWLYRATVATILYFSWFNVAEGRTRGRATIHLVFLLSDSCLLVATWVTHRTSLPSGILIQMLLSAGASSFLLGLVLRLVYYRWLHPSCRWEPDQVDGSRDLLSLEWCLPPQNRRMTQLARNFFPKAKDDTVSSGKGEMNGVL; from the exons ATGCCCTCGTCGCCCCACGCCGCCCTCCTTCGGGACCTGGTCCTGGGCGTACTGGGCACTGCCGTCTTCCTGCTCGACCTGGGCGCGGATCTGTGGGCCTTCGTCCAGTACGTGCTCAGCGGCTGCTACCTGTGGGCAGCGCTGGTGCTGGCGCTGCTGCTCCTCGCCTCGGTCGCGCTGCAGTTCTTCAGCTGGGTCTGGCTGCGCGCCGACCCCGCCGACCTGCACAAGTCGCAGCCCTCCGGCCGCTGTCTGGCGCTGCTACATCTCCTGCAGCTGGGCTACCTGTACAG GTGTGTGAAGGGGCTGCAGCAGGGGCTGTTGGCGTGGCGGCAGGAGGCACCCTCAGAGTTTGAACTGGCCTACGCCGACTTCCTCTCCCTGGACATCACCATGCTGCGGCTCTTTGAGACCTTCTTGGAGACAACGCCTCAGCTGACGCTGGTTCTGGCCATTGTACTGCAGAGCGGGCAGGCTGAGCACTACCAGT GGGTTGGCATCTGCACATCCTTCCTGGGTATCTCGTGGGCGCTGCTTGACTACCACCGGGCCTTGCGCACCTGCCTGCCCTCTAAGCCGCTCCTGGGGCTCCGCTCCTCCATGATCTACTTCTTGTGGAACCTGCTGCTGCTGTGGCCCCGAGTCCTAGTCGTGGCCCTGTTCTCAGCCCTCTTCCCCCACTATGTGGCCCTGCACTTCCTGGGCCTGTGGCTGGTTCTGCTGCTCTGGGTCTGGCTACAGGGCACAGACTTTATGCCAGGCCACTGCTCTGAGTGGCTATACCGCGCAACAGTGGCCACCATCCTCTATTTCTCCTGGTTCAACGTGGCTGAGGGCCGCACGCGAGGCCGGGCCACCATTCACCTGGTGTTCCTCCTGAGTGACAGTTGTCTCCTTGTGGCTACCTGGGTGACTCATAGGACTTCGCTGCCCAGTGGGATCCTGATACAGATGTTGCTGTCTGCGGGTGCCTCCAGCTTCCTTTTGGGTCTGGTTCTGCGGCTTGTCTACTACCGCTGGCTGCATCCTAGCTGCCGTTGGGAACCTGACCAGGTGGATGGGTCCCGGGACCTCCTTTCCCTCGAGTGGTGTCTGCCACCTCAGAACAGGCGCATGACCCAGTTGGCTCGGAACTTTTTCCCGAAGGCTAAGGATGACAC